Proteins encoded in a region of the Canis lupus familiaris isolate Mischka breed German Shepherd chromosome 1, alternate assembly UU_Cfam_GSD_1.0, whole genome shotgun sequence genome:
- the SSC5D gene encoding soluble scavenger receptor cysteine-rich domain-containing protein SSC5D isoform X1: protein MRVLACLLVALMGIQAVERLRLADGPHGCAGRLEVWHGGRWGTVCDDGWDLRDAAVACRELGCGGALAAPGGAFFGEGAGPVWLSELACRGSEGQLELCPHRGWKAHICSHEEDAGVVCAGQRVANSRDGDDPPLILEGDPWPGLSGELSPSSEGPPVTHGPRPAGTPQNSSRKKSPRPLKQAKSTRAPLLTAGVPRQERLRLVSGPHGCSGRLEVWHGGRWGTVCDDGWDLRDAAVACRELGCGGALAAPGGARFGPGSGPVWMDDVGCGGGEQALRDCPRSPWGRSNCDHSEDAGLVCTGPAPRLRLADGPHGCAGRLEVWHGGRWGTVCDDAWDLRDASVACWELGCGAALAAPGGAFFGEGAGPILLDDLRCRGNETALRFCPARPWGQHDCHHREDAGAVCDGMPIGYIPPTAPAVDSNHSLPREAASRPPGPTGSQAPGTAGISPPPASPTAPREPGPEAGSPQLRLVAGPSRCSGRLEVWHSGRWGTVCDDSWDLQDSAVVCRELGCGRARQQDPAAGRFGWGAGPIWLDDVGCLGTEASLLDCPAAPWGKHNCAHNEDVGVTCTETSGLDSISDPFSWSWIPGLGRDPDAWLPGELATKPPARLTPSVPEKTTTKAPGKTPKSTKKWVTKNARRPTTQPPVIPTTKHSRVLGTQRPPELTSWPTTTLTTEASRRTVSESTAKLTTEVPHRITPHTTATRTPRTPREQTSKTVATSTTRGPQEMASEAMVKRIPLDSMDPSTETPAQGSPESSKDLAPSPTGGTAGGSAGPFRVRLADGPNRCAGRLEVWHAGRWGTVCDDSWDLRDSTVACWELGCGRVRPRVGKTHYGPGTGPIWLDDVGCKGIEASLSDCPAGAWGQHNCDHEEDVGLTCTGYADEDDYPPWTWDPTSGEDLAKGTTTAGVPGHTLSWSSTKSPGAPSPATRRLPDTGDEDSYEPSRTWDISSGGALPKGTPTGGIPGPTLTTGTTRSPGHPSSTPKISGDTGSLRKLWRLWPERRPQRPTAARTAPPAPSSAPSASPEPPDPPVTSDSVPTLIPQAASTRKVTSDPPDTLSPRPDLASRMNSDLTSITPGLTLSTPDAAVIPALTPDLSPTPLPTLPKESTSGPSVPAVVTHLFTTSELTPESDKTPNLDTAPYPNTVPDHSRSPDPSTSLYPTGTLHSTLKSHPSTSQYTTIPHSTRTPHSITPPQPTTTPQFTIFPQPTITPQPTSPQPTTIPQPTTSPQPTTTSQPTTSPQPTTTPQPTTTLQPTTTPQSTAAQLATTPHPLTIPYPATTPHSITSTHPAMTADPTSTPMITIKSTLTSLGTELFSPTPAPTVKPSFHPWLTSTGALHLSTSQMSSLAPFLTSESSRSRPSPALSMDTLSTEDFKPPRRQSPRPTPPPPQTPHSASDPTVTSDLHLSSMAHPSDQPPPDDLTPRSNPGQSPDPLGPCVVPTPPLRVMACEPPALVELVAAVRDMGGQLQRLTQVLEQEQQQRQALGLGLTQLVEATRGLGQLGEVVKRLAERAWPPNTFAPTTTTPEEEERPLRGDV from the exons ATGAGGGTCTTGGCCTGCCTCCTTG TGGCTCTGATGGGGATCCAGGCTGTGG AGCGGCTGCGTCTGGCCGATGGTCCCCATGGGTGTGCAGGCCGCCTGGAGGTGTGGCACGGCGGGCGCTGGGGGACAGTGTGCGATGACGGATGGGACCTGCGGGACGCTGCCGTGGCCTGCCGGGAGCTGGGCTGTGGGGGTGCACTGGCCGCCCCCGGAGGTGCCTTCTTTGGGGAGGGCGCGGGGCCCGTGTGGCTGAGCGAGCTGGCCTGCCGGGGCAGTGAGGGGCAGCTGGAGCTCTGCCCCCACCGGGGCTGGAAGGCCCACATTTGCTCCCATGAGGAGGATGCGGGCGTCGTCTGTGCAG GTCAGCGTGTGGCCAACTCAAGGGACGGGGACGACCCACCATTGATCCTGGAGGGGGACCCCTGGCCAGGGCTGTCTGGGGAGCTGAGCCCTAGCTCTGAGGGGCCTCCTGTGACCCATG GCCCCCGCCCAGCTGGGACCCCACAGAACAGCTCCAGGAAGAAGAGCCCACGGCCACTCAAGCAAGCCAAGTCCACCAGGGCCCCTCTGTTGACTGCTGGAGTCCCCCGACAGG AGCGGCTGCGCCTTGTCTCAGGCCCCCACGGGTGCTCCGGTCGCCTGGAGGTGTGGCACGGTGGGCGCTGGGGGACGGTGTGCGATGACGGATGGGACCTGAGGGACGCCGCTGTGGCCTGCCGGGAGCTGGGCTGTGGGGGCGCGCTGGCTGCCCCTGGAGGCGCCAGATTCGGCCCAGGCTCAGGGCCTGTGTGGATGGATGATGTGGGCTGTGGAGGCGGAGAGCAAGCTCTGCGGGACTGTCCCCGAAGCCCTTGGGGTCGGAGCAATTGTGACCACAGCGAGGATGCAGGGCTGGTCTGCACAG GCCCGGCCCCACGGCTCCGCCTGGCTGATGGTCCCCATGGGTGTGCGGGCCGCCTGGAGGTGTGGCACGGCGGGCGCTGGGGGACAGTGTGCGACGATGCCTGGGACCTGCGGGACGCCTCTGTGGCCTGCTGGGAGCTAGGCTGCGGGGCTGCACTGGCTGCCCCCGGAGGCGCCTTctttggggagggggctgggcccaTCCTCCTGGACGACCTCCGGTGTCGGGGTAACGAGACGGCCCTGCGATTTTGCCCAGCGCGGCCCTGGGGCCAGCATGACTGCCACCACCGGGAGGACGCAGGGGCCGTGTGTGATG GTATGCCTATTGGATACATCCCTCCCACGGCCCCGGCAGTGGACAGCAACCACTCTTTGCCCAGGGAGGCAGCATCCCGGCCCCcaggccccacagggagccaggcCCCAGGAACCGCCGGCATCTCgcctcctcccgcctcccccactgcccctcgGGAGCCTGGACCAGAAGCTG GGTCCCCCCAACTTCGCCTGGTGGCAGGGCCCAGCAGGTGTTCAGGCCGGCTGGAGGTGTGGCATAGTGGGCGCTGGGGGACGGTGTGTGACGACAGCTGGGACCTACAGGACTCAGCTGTGGTCTGCCGGGAGCTGGGGTGTGGCAGAGCTCGGCAGCAGGACCCCGCAGCTGGTCGCTTTGGCTGGGGGGCTGGCCCCATCTGGCTGGACGACGTGGGGTGCCTGGGGACTGAGGCTTCACTCTTGGACTGCCCCGCTGCACCCTGGGGGAAGCACAACTGTGCTCACAATGAAGACGTTGGAGTCACCTGCACTG AAACCTCTGGCCTGGACTCTATCTCAGACCCCTTCAGTTGGAGCTGGATCCCTGGCCTGGGTAGAGATCCGGATGCCTGGCTCCCTGGGGAGCTCGCCACCAAGCCACCTGCAAGGCTGACCCCCAGTGTTCCTGAGAAAACCACTACCAAGGCCCCAGGGAAAACACCCAAGAGTACTAAGAAGTGGGTGACCAAAAATGCAAGGAGACCAACCACTCAGCCCCCTGTGATCCCAACCACTAAAcactccagggtcctgggtacCCAGAGGCCCCCAGAACTGACCTCATGGCCCACTACAACCCTGACCACTGAGGCCTCCCGGAGAACAGTTTCTGAGTCTACTGCAAAGCTGACCACTGAGGTCCCCCACAGGATAACCCCACATACTACTGCAACACGGACCCCCCGGACCCCCCGAGAGCAGACCTCTAAGACTGTGGCAACTTCAACCACTCGAGGACCCCAAGAAATGGCTTCTGAGGCTATGGTGAAGCGAATCCCTCTGGATTCCATGGATCCATCTACTGAGACTCCTGCACAAGGTTCTCCAGAGTCATCCAAAGACCTAGCTCCCTCCCCCACTGGGGGCACTGCTGGGGGATCAG CAGGCCCATTCCGGGTGCGTCTGGCCGACGGGCCCAACCGGTGTGCTGGCCGGCTGGAAGTGTGGCATGCTGGGCGCTGGGGGACAGTGTGCGATGACAGCTGGGACCTGCGGGACAGTACCGTGGCCTGCTGGGAGCTGGGCTGTGGAAGGGTCCGGCCGCGAGTGGGCAAAACCCACTACGGCCCCGGGACTGGCCCCATCTGGCTGGATGACGTGGGCTGCAAGGGAATCGAGGCCTCGCTGAGTGACTGCCCGGCTGGGGCATGGGGCCAGCACAACTGTGACCACGAAGAAGACGTGGGGCTCACCTGCACTG GCTACGCAGATGAGGATGATTATCCCCCTTGGACCTGGGATCCCACCTCGGGAGAGGACCTGGCCAAGGGGACCACCACTGCAGGGGTACCTGGACACACACTCTCCTGGAGCTCCACCAAGAGCCCAGGGGCCCCCTCCCCAGCGACAAGGCGTCTTCCGGACACAG GTGATGAGGATAGTTATGAGCCTTCCCGGACGTGGGATATATCTTCAGGAGGGGCTCTGCCCAAAGGGACACCCACAGGAGGCATACCTGGACCCACTCTTACCACTGGCACCACTCGGAGCCCAGGCCATCCCTCTTCAACTCCAAAGATCTCTGGAGACACAG GTTCCCTGAGGAAACTGTGGAGACTGTGGCCAGAGCGTCGGCCACAGCGTCCCACAGCAGCCAGGACAGCGCCCCCTGCTCCTTCCTCAGCTCCCTCAGCCTCCCCAGAGCCCCCCGACCCACCGGTGACCTCCGACTCTGTACCAACGCTCATTCCCCAGGCAGCTTCAACACGGAAGGTGACCTCTGACCCTCCTGACACTTTGTCACCCAGACCAGACCTGGCCTCCCGGATGAACTCTGACCTTACCTCAATAACCCCTGGTCTCACTTTGTCCACCCCTGATGCCGCTGTGATTCCAGCACTGACACCAGATCTCTCACCCACCCCACTACCCACCTTGCCCAAAGAATCGACCTCTGGCCCCTCTGTGCCAGCAGTGGTGACCCACCTTTTTACTACCTCAGAACTGACTCCAGAATCTGACAAAACCCCAAACCTGGACACAGCTCCATACCCCAACACAGTTCCAGATCATTCCAGATCCCCAGACCCCTCCACAAGCCTCTACCCCACTGGCACCCTTCACTCTACCTTGAAATCTCACCCCTCCACCTCTCAATACACTACCATCCCTCACTCCACCAGGACCCCTCACTCTATTACACCCCCTCAACCCACCACAACCCCACAATTCACCATATTTCCTCAACCTACCATAACCCCACAACCCACATCTCCTCAACCCACCACAATCCCACAACCCACCACATCTCCTCAACCCACCACAACCTCACAACCCACCACATCTCCTCAACCCACCACAACCCCACAACCCACCACAACCCTTCAACCCACCACAACCCCTCAGTCCACCGCCGCTCAACTGGCCACAACACCTCACCCTCTCACAATCCCTTACCCTGCTACAACCCCTCATTCTATCACCTCTACTCACCCTGCCATGACGGCTGACCCTACCTCAACCCCTATGATCACTATCAAGTCCACTCTAACTTCCTTGGGAACAGAACTCTTCTCTCCCACTCCAGCACCAACAGTCAAGCCTAGCTTCCACCCCTGGTTGACCTCCACAGGGGCGCTTCACCTTTCTACATCCCAGATGTCAAGCCTGGCACCTTTTCTAACCTCAGAGTCCAGCCGCTCCAGGCCTTCTCCAGCTCTAAGCATGGACACACTGTCTACTGAGGACTTCAAACCACCAAGAAGACAGAGCCCCAGaccaaccccaccccccccccaaaccccacaCTCAGCCTCTGACCCTACAGTGACCTCTGACCTCCACCTATCTTCTATGGCCCACCCCTCGGATCAACCTCCTCCTGACGACCTCACCCCAAGGTCAAACCCTGGTCAGAGCCCAGACCCCCTTGGCCCATGTGTGGTTCCAACACCACCTTTAAGGGTCATGGCTTGTGAGCCACCTGCCCTGGTAGAGCTGGTGGCTGCTGTGAGGGACATGGGTGGCCAGCTGCAGAGGCTTACCCAGGTCCTGGAGCAGGAGCAGCAACAGCGCCAAGCCCTGGGACTGGGGCTGACCCAGCTGGTGGAGGCCACCCGGGGCCTAGGGCAACTGGGTGAGGTTGTAAAGAGACTGGCTGAGAGGGCCTGGCCCCCTAACACATTTgcaccaaccaccaccaccccagaagaggaagaaaggcctCTGAGGGGAGATGTGTGA
- the SSC5D gene encoding soluble scavenger receptor cysteine-rich domain-containing protein SSC5D isoform X8 — protein sequence MRVLACLLVALMGIQAVGPRPAGTPQNSSRKKSPRPLKQAKSTRAPLLTAGVPRQERLRLVSGPHGCSGRLEVWHGGRWGTVCDDGWDLRDAAVACRELGCGGALAAPGGARFGPGSGPVWMDDVGCGGGEQALRDCPRSPWGRSNCDHSEDAGLVCTGPAPRLRLADGPHGCAGRLEVWHGGRWGTVCDDAWDLRDASVACWELGCGAALAAPGGAFFGEGAGPILLDDLRCRGNETALRFCPARPWGQHDCHHREDAGAVCDGMPIGYIPPTAPAVDSNHSLPREAASRPPGPTGSQAPGTAGISPPPASPTAPREPGPEAGSPQLRLVAGPSRCSGRLEVWHSGRWGTVCDDSWDLQDSAVVCRELGCGRARQQDPAAGRFGWGAGPIWLDDVGCLGTEASLLDCPAAPWGKHNCAHNEDVGVTCTETSGLDSISDPFSWSWIPGLGRDPDAWLPGELATKPPARLTPSVPEKTTTKAPGKTPKSTKKWVTKNARRPTTQPPVIPTTKHSRVLGTQRPPELTSWPTTTLTTEASRRTVSESTAKLTTEVPHRITPHTTATRTPRTPREQTSKTVATSTTRGPQEMASEAMVKRIPLDSMDPSTETPAQGSPESSKDLAPSPTGGTAGGSAGPFRVRLADGPNRCAGRLEVWHAGRWGTVCDDSWDLRDSTVACWELGCGRVRPRVGKTHYGPGTGPIWLDDVGCKGIEASLSDCPAGAWGQHNCDHEEDVGLTCTGYADEDDYPPWTWDPTSGEDLAKGTTTAGVPGHTLSWSSTKSPGAPSPATRRLPDTGDEDSYEPSRTWDISSGGALPKGTPTGGIPGPTLTTGTTRSPGHPSSTPKISGDTGSLRKLWRLWPERRPQRPTAARTAPPAPSSAPSASPEPPDPPVTSDSVPTLIPQAASTRKVTSDPPDTLSPRPDLASRMNSDLTSITPGLTLSTPDAAVIPALTPDLSPTPLPTLPKESTSGPSVPAVVTHLFTTSELTPESDKTPNLDTAPYPNTVPDHSRSPDPSTSLYPTGTLHSTLKSHPSTSQYTTIPHSTRTPHSITPPQPTTTPQFTIFPQPTITPQPTSPQPTTIPQPTTSPQPTTTSQPTTSPQPTTTPQPTTTLQPTTTPQSTAAQLATTPHPLTIPYPATTPHSITSTHPAMTADPTSTPMITIKSTLTSLGTELFSPTPAPTVKPSFHPWLTSTGALHLSTSQMSSLAPFLTSESSRSRPSPALSMDTLSTEDFKPPRRQSPRPTPPPPQTPHSASDPTVTSDLHLSSMAHPSDQPPPDDLTPRSNPGQSPDPLGPCVVPTPPLRVMACEPPALVELVAAVRDMGGQLQRLTQVLEQEQQQRQALGLGLTQLVEATRGLGQLGEVVKRLAERAWPPNTFAPTTTTPEEEERPLRGDV from the exons ATGAGGGTCTTGGCCTGCCTCCTTG TGGCTCTGATGGGGATCCAGGCTGTGG GCCCCCGCCCAGCTGGGACCCCACAGAACAGCTCCAGGAAGAAGAGCCCACGGCCACTCAAGCAAGCCAAGTCCACCAGGGCCCCTCTGTTGACTGCTGGAGTCCCCCGACAGG AGCGGCTGCGCCTTGTCTCAGGCCCCCACGGGTGCTCCGGTCGCCTGGAGGTGTGGCACGGTGGGCGCTGGGGGACGGTGTGCGATGACGGATGGGACCTGAGGGACGCCGCTGTGGCCTGCCGGGAGCTGGGCTGTGGGGGCGCGCTGGCTGCCCCTGGAGGCGCCAGATTCGGCCCAGGCTCAGGGCCTGTGTGGATGGATGATGTGGGCTGTGGAGGCGGAGAGCAAGCTCTGCGGGACTGTCCCCGAAGCCCTTGGGGTCGGAGCAATTGTGACCACAGCGAGGATGCAGGGCTGGTCTGCACAG GCCCGGCCCCACGGCTCCGCCTGGCTGATGGTCCCCATGGGTGTGCGGGCCGCCTGGAGGTGTGGCACGGCGGGCGCTGGGGGACAGTGTGCGACGATGCCTGGGACCTGCGGGACGCCTCTGTGGCCTGCTGGGAGCTAGGCTGCGGGGCTGCACTGGCTGCCCCCGGAGGCGCCTTctttggggagggggctgggcccaTCCTCCTGGACGACCTCCGGTGTCGGGGTAACGAGACGGCCCTGCGATTTTGCCCAGCGCGGCCCTGGGGCCAGCATGACTGCCACCACCGGGAGGACGCAGGGGCCGTGTGTGATG GTATGCCTATTGGATACATCCCTCCCACGGCCCCGGCAGTGGACAGCAACCACTCTTTGCCCAGGGAGGCAGCATCCCGGCCCCcaggccccacagggagccaggcCCCAGGAACCGCCGGCATCTCgcctcctcccgcctcccccactgcccctcgGGAGCCTGGACCAGAAGCTG GGTCCCCCCAACTTCGCCTGGTGGCAGGGCCCAGCAGGTGTTCAGGCCGGCTGGAGGTGTGGCATAGTGGGCGCTGGGGGACGGTGTGTGACGACAGCTGGGACCTACAGGACTCAGCTGTGGTCTGCCGGGAGCTGGGGTGTGGCAGAGCTCGGCAGCAGGACCCCGCAGCTGGTCGCTTTGGCTGGGGGGCTGGCCCCATCTGGCTGGACGACGTGGGGTGCCTGGGGACTGAGGCTTCACTCTTGGACTGCCCCGCTGCACCCTGGGGGAAGCACAACTGTGCTCACAATGAAGACGTTGGAGTCACCTGCACTG AAACCTCTGGCCTGGACTCTATCTCAGACCCCTTCAGTTGGAGCTGGATCCCTGGCCTGGGTAGAGATCCGGATGCCTGGCTCCCTGGGGAGCTCGCCACCAAGCCACCTGCAAGGCTGACCCCCAGTGTTCCTGAGAAAACCACTACCAAGGCCCCAGGGAAAACACCCAAGAGTACTAAGAAGTGGGTGACCAAAAATGCAAGGAGACCAACCACTCAGCCCCCTGTGATCCCAACCACTAAAcactccagggtcctgggtacCCAGAGGCCCCCAGAACTGACCTCATGGCCCACTACAACCCTGACCACTGAGGCCTCCCGGAGAACAGTTTCTGAGTCTACTGCAAAGCTGACCACTGAGGTCCCCCACAGGATAACCCCACATACTACTGCAACACGGACCCCCCGGACCCCCCGAGAGCAGACCTCTAAGACTGTGGCAACTTCAACCACTCGAGGACCCCAAGAAATGGCTTCTGAGGCTATGGTGAAGCGAATCCCTCTGGATTCCATGGATCCATCTACTGAGACTCCTGCACAAGGTTCTCCAGAGTCATCCAAAGACCTAGCTCCCTCCCCCACTGGGGGCACTGCTGGGGGATCAG CAGGCCCATTCCGGGTGCGTCTGGCCGACGGGCCCAACCGGTGTGCTGGCCGGCTGGAAGTGTGGCATGCTGGGCGCTGGGGGACAGTGTGCGATGACAGCTGGGACCTGCGGGACAGTACCGTGGCCTGCTGGGAGCTGGGCTGTGGAAGGGTCCGGCCGCGAGTGGGCAAAACCCACTACGGCCCCGGGACTGGCCCCATCTGGCTGGATGACGTGGGCTGCAAGGGAATCGAGGCCTCGCTGAGTGACTGCCCGGCTGGGGCATGGGGCCAGCACAACTGTGACCACGAAGAAGACGTGGGGCTCACCTGCACTG GCTACGCAGATGAGGATGATTATCCCCCTTGGACCTGGGATCCCACCTCGGGAGAGGACCTGGCCAAGGGGACCACCACTGCAGGGGTACCTGGACACACACTCTCCTGGAGCTCCACCAAGAGCCCAGGGGCCCCCTCCCCAGCGACAAGGCGTCTTCCGGACACAG GTGATGAGGATAGTTATGAGCCTTCCCGGACGTGGGATATATCTTCAGGAGGGGCTCTGCCCAAAGGGACACCCACAGGAGGCATACCTGGACCCACTCTTACCACTGGCACCACTCGGAGCCCAGGCCATCCCTCTTCAACTCCAAAGATCTCTGGAGACACAG GTTCCCTGAGGAAACTGTGGAGACTGTGGCCAGAGCGTCGGCCACAGCGTCCCACAGCAGCCAGGACAGCGCCCCCTGCTCCTTCCTCAGCTCCCTCAGCCTCCCCAGAGCCCCCCGACCCACCGGTGACCTCCGACTCTGTACCAACGCTCATTCCCCAGGCAGCTTCAACACGGAAGGTGACCTCTGACCCTCCTGACACTTTGTCACCCAGACCAGACCTGGCCTCCCGGATGAACTCTGACCTTACCTCAATAACCCCTGGTCTCACTTTGTCCACCCCTGATGCCGCTGTGATTCCAGCACTGACACCAGATCTCTCACCCACCCCACTACCCACCTTGCCCAAAGAATCGACCTCTGGCCCCTCTGTGCCAGCAGTGGTGACCCACCTTTTTACTACCTCAGAACTGACTCCAGAATCTGACAAAACCCCAAACCTGGACACAGCTCCATACCCCAACACAGTTCCAGATCATTCCAGATCCCCAGACCCCTCCACAAGCCTCTACCCCACTGGCACCCTTCACTCTACCTTGAAATCTCACCCCTCCACCTCTCAATACACTACCATCCCTCACTCCACCAGGACCCCTCACTCTATTACACCCCCTCAACCCACCACAACCCCACAATTCACCATATTTCCTCAACCTACCATAACCCCACAACCCACATCTCCTCAACCCACCACAATCCCACAACCCACCACATCTCCTCAACCCACCACAACCTCACAACCCACCACATCTCCTCAACCCACCACAACCCCACAACCCACCACAACCCTTCAACCCACCACAACCCCTCAGTCCACCGCCGCTCAACTGGCCACAACACCTCACCCTCTCACAATCCCTTACCCTGCTACAACCCCTCATTCTATCACCTCTACTCACCCTGCCATGACGGCTGACCCTACCTCAACCCCTATGATCACTATCAAGTCCACTCTAACTTCCTTGGGAACAGAACTCTTCTCTCCCACTCCAGCACCAACAGTCAAGCCTAGCTTCCACCCCTGGTTGACCTCCACAGGGGCGCTTCACCTTTCTACATCCCAGATGTCAAGCCTGGCACCTTTTCTAACCTCAGAGTCCAGCCGCTCCAGGCCTTCTCCAGCTCTAAGCATGGACACACTGTCTACTGAGGACTTCAAACCACCAAGAAGACAGAGCCCCAGaccaaccccaccccccccccaaaccccacaCTCAGCCTCTGACCCTACAGTGACCTCTGACCTCCACCTATCTTCTATGGCCCACCCCTCGGATCAACCTCCTCCTGACGACCTCACCCCAAGGTCAAACCCTGGTCAGAGCCCAGACCCCCTTGGCCCATGTGTGGTTCCAACACCACCTTTAAGGGTCATGGCTTGTGAGCCACCTGCCCTGGTAGAGCTGGTGGCTGCTGTGAGGGACATGGGTGGCCAGCTGCAGAGGCTTACCCAGGTCCTGGAGCAGGAGCAGCAACAGCGCCAAGCCCTGGGACTGGGGCTGACCCAGCTGGTGGAGGCCACCCGGGGCCTAGGGCAACTGGGTGAGGTTGTAAAGAGACTGGCTGAGAGGGCCTGGCCCCCTAACACATTTgcaccaaccaccaccaccccagaagaggaagaaaggcctCTGAGGGGAGATGTGTGA